A single genomic interval of Penaeus monodon isolate SGIC_2016 chromosome 30, NSTDA_Pmon_1, whole genome shotgun sequence harbors:
- the LOC119592282 gene encoding crustacean hyperglycemic hormone-like, with product MFGMQIHSLSSVGRSRTVLLLVALLLCQESSSSFIKLRPNTLREFQFLQCRGDYDKERYTALTRVCDDCHNLFRQPQVMTECKSNCFRNSLFLTCVNLLKLEHLEDDFKNNIMIVSGNEL from the exons ATGTTCGGGATGCAG ATCCACTCGTTGAGCAGCGTGGGTCGCAGCCGTACTGTGCTGCTGCTGGTGGCTCTTCTGCTGTGCCAG gAATCCTCGAGCAGCTTCATCAAACTGCGTCCAAATACCCTGCGCGAGTTCCAATTCCTCCAGTGCCGCGGTGACTACGATAAGGAGCGTTACACTGCCCTCACCCGCGTCTGCGATGACTGCCACAACCTCTTCCGGCAGCCACAGGTCATGACGGAGTGCAA GTCGAACTGCTTCCGCAACTCACTCTTCCTCACCTGCGTCAATCTCCTCAAGTTGGAACACCTCGAGGACGACTtcaagaataatataatgatagtcaGCGGAAACGAACTCTAA